In Candidatus Binatia bacterium, one DNA window encodes the following:
- the ptsP gene encoding phosphoenolpyruvate--protein phosphotransferase yields MDIPGTSHATVLPNMAVGGAGTRQGGSREGQRGPVRSRHGLRLLEHVSTLIGESENLQETLDSVVQVVAERMHTEACSVYLLDESATTLTLWATTGLERSSVGRVRMKISEGLTGLVIETMQPVAVPDAPVHPRFKFFPETHEERYHSFLGVPVLERRAPLGVLVVQTLRRRQFTADEISLLRTIAGQLSGVLVQARLLDSLKIQEHEHADFRKRMLDTIRRLQAFERQAARTAAGAVARDPGERLRGIAASPGFGIGRAHILHPQIVFAEIEDRPVDDTEGEVARFDRALEIATRDLERQREKMKEILPEATSQIFDAYLLMMRDDAISARVRSLIQEGTCAEYAVRRVVEDYLGAFESIEDPYLQERALDVKDIGQRLLRILLGIDNGPDRFPDDGSVLIARELTLTDLSEIDPKLLRGIALATGGVTSHATILAKSFEIPTVVGVEHLLESTREGDEVIVDGNAGVVYRDPGPEVIREYQRMERDYRAFNEKLESLHDLPAVTTDGRRVTLNANVGLLGDVMLAQRHGAEGVGLYRTEFPFISFREFPTEQEQLDIYRKVITAMGGKPVTIRTLDLGADKYPAYLHVPREDNPFLGWRSIRVSLEMPEFFEQQLRAILQAATAGPTRLLLPMISSLDELLTVKEMLADVKRDLERQGVPHNPDVPLGIMIEVPSAVLLAPQLAAECDFLSIGTNDLIQYLLAVDRNNRKVAPLYQPLHPAVLGTIAQCVQAARGAGKPISMCGEMAADPMATLVLLGLGLDELSMEPFFIPVIKQLIRSVSYATAVDLAQQVLTMSTVREIKSAIFDAMRALGVIELLDMYQ; encoded by the coding sequence ATGGACATTCCCGGTACGTCGCATGCTACTGTCCTTCCGAACATGGCGGTCGGCGGAGCAGGCACCCGACAGGGCGGGTCGCGCGAGGGACAGCGCGGACCCGTACGCTCGCGCCACGGGCTGCGCCTGCTCGAGCACGTCAGCACGCTGATCGGCGAGTCCGAGAACCTCCAGGAGACGCTCGACAGCGTCGTGCAGGTGGTCGCCGAGCGGATGCACACCGAGGCGTGCTCGGTCTACCTGCTCGACGAGAGCGCGACCACGCTCACGCTGTGGGCGACGACCGGCCTCGAGCGCAGCTCGGTCGGCCGCGTCCGCATGAAGATCTCCGAGGGTCTCACCGGCCTCGTGATCGAGACCATGCAGCCGGTCGCGGTGCCGGACGCGCCGGTCCACCCGCGCTTCAAGTTCTTCCCGGAGACCCACGAGGAGCGCTACCACTCCTTCCTCGGCGTCCCGGTCCTCGAGCGGCGGGCGCCGCTCGGCGTGCTGGTCGTGCAGACGCTGCGGCGTCGCCAGTTCACCGCCGACGAGATCAGCCTGCTGCGCACGATCGCGGGCCAGCTCTCGGGCGTCCTCGTCCAGGCGCGTCTGCTCGACAGCCTCAAGATCCAGGAGCACGAGCACGCCGACTTCCGCAAGCGGATGCTCGACACGATCCGCCGGCTGCAGGCGTTCGAGCGTCAGGCGGCGCGCACGGCGGCCGGCGCGGTGGCCCGCGACCCGGGCGAGCGCCTGCGCGGCATCGCCGCGTCGCCGGGCTTCGGCATCGGCCGCGCGCACATCCTGCACCCGCAGATCGTGTTCGCCGAGATCGAGGACCGTCCGGTCGACGACACGGAGGGGGAGGTCGCGCGCTTCGACCGCGCGCTCGAGATCGCGACCCGCGACCTCGAGCGTCAGCGCGAGAAGATGAAGGAGATCCTGCCCGAGGCGACGAGCCAGATCTTCGACGCCTACCTCCTGATGATGCGCGACGACGCGATCTCGGCGCGCGTCCGCTCGCTGATCCAGGAAGGGACCTGCGCGGAGTACGCCGTGCGGCGCGTGGTCGAGGACTACCTGGGCGCCTTCGAGTCGATCGAGGACCCGTACCTGCAGGAGCGGGCGCTCGACGTGAAGGACATCGGCCAGCGTCTGCTGCGCATCCTGCTCGGCATCGACAACGGCCCCGACCGCTTCCCCGACGACGGCAGCGTGCTGATCGCGCGCGAGCTGACGCTCACCGACCTCTCCGAGATCGATCCGAAGCTGTTGCGCGGCATCGCGCTCGCGACCGGCGGCGTGACGTCCCACGCGACGATCCTCGCGAAGTCGTTCGAGATCCCGACCGTGGTCGGCGTCGAGCATCTGCTCGAGAGCACGCGCGAGGGCGACGAGGTGATCGTCGACGGCAACGCGGGCGTCGTCTACCGCGATCCGGGACCCGAGGTCATCCGCGAGTACCAGCGGATGGAGCGCGACTACCGCGCCTTCAACGAGAAGCTCGAGTCGCTGCACGACCTGCCGGCGGTGACGACCGACGGACGTCGCGTGACGCTGAACGCCAACGTCGGCTTGCTCGGCGACGTCATGCTCGCGCAGCGTCACGGCGCGGAGGGCGTCGGCCTCTACCGCACCGAGTTCCCGTTCATCTCGTTCCGCGAGTTCCCGACCGAGCAGGAGCAGCTCGACATCTACCGCAAGGTCATCACGGCGATGGGCGGCAAGCCGGTGACGATCCGGACGCTCGACCTCGGCGCCGACAAGTACCCGGCCTACCTGCACGTCCCGCGCGAGGACAACCCGTTCCTCGGCTGGCGCTCGATCCGCGTCTCGCTCGAGATGCCGGAGTTCTTCGAGCAGCAGCTGCGCGCGATCCTGCAGGCCGCGACCGCCGGACCGACGCGTCTCCTGCTGCCGATGATCTCGTCGCTCGACGAGCTGCTCACGGTCAAGGAGATGCTCGCCGACGTGAAGCGCGACCTCGAGCGTCAGGGCGTGCCGCACAACCCCGACGTGCCGCTCGGGATCATGATCGAGGTGCCGTCGGCGGTGCTGCTCGCGCCGCAGCTCGCGGCCGAGTGCGACTTCCTGTCGATCGGGACGAACGACCTGATCCAGTACCTGCTCGCGGTCGACCGCAACAATCGAAAAGTTGCCCCGCTCTACCAGCCGCTGCACCCGGCCGTGCTCGGCACGATCGCGCAGTGCGTGCAGGCCGCGCGCGGCGCCGGCAAGCCGATCTCGATGTGCGGCGAGATGGCGGCGGATCCCATGGCGACGCTCGTCCTGCTCGGTCTCGGGCTCGACGAGCTCAGCATGGAGCCGTTCTTCATCCCGGTCATCAAGCAGCTGATCCGCTCGGTGTCCTACGCGACGGCGGTCGACCTCGCGCAGCAGGTGCTGACGATGTCGACGGTGCGCGAGATCAAGAGCGCGATCTTCGACGCGATGCGGGCGCTCGGCGTGATCGAGCTGCTCGACATGTACCAGTAG
- a CDS encoding class I SAM-dependent methyltransferase, producing MARSSMANTVSATATAGATTQPRRCLVCGGTDARPLHGRGSPLVRCRCGLVFVDPLPTPEEIAAREDEAFHGGLRDETAEMFTAYYRNFPDDPVVRGFRNTVARLYALTGGGKLVDVGIGTGLLLHLAAERGFSPLGVEISAAAAEKAHEEFGVEVRVGDFMSVDVGDPPSAITMADVLEHTRDPRAFLTRAYDLLRPGGALFVAVPNHRSTLFWTADLITRIPPLAPLASRLYVPNHYYYFTPKTLVRLVEEVGFRVETTRGESPYLGRYNFSLPVRLGLATLIALGRATGLEARVEVYAVKPA from the coding sequence ATGGCTCGTTCCTCGATGGCGAACACGGTGTCCGCGACGGCCACCGCCGGCGCGACGACGCAGCCGCGCCGCTGCCTGGTGTGCGGCGGCACCGACGCGCGCCCGCTGCACGGACGCGGCAGTCCGCTCGTGCGCTGCCGCTGCGGTCTGGTGTTCGTCGACCCGCTGCCGACGCCCGAGGAGATCGCGGCGCGCGAGGACGAGGCGTTTCACGGCGGGCTGCGCGACGAGACCGCCGAGATGTTCACCGCGTACTACCGCAACTTCCCCGACGACCCGGTGGTGCGCGGCTTTCGCAACACGGTCGCGCGCCTGTACGCGCTCACCGGCGGCGGCAAGCTGGTCGACGTCGGCATCGGCACCGGGCTCTTGCTGCACCTCGCCGCGGAGCGCGGCTTCTCGCCGCTCGGCGTCGAGATCTCGGCGGCGGCGGCGGAGAAGGCGCACGAGGAGTTCGGCGTCGAGGTGCGGGTCGGCGACTTCATGTCGGTCGACGTCGGCGACCCGCCGTCGGCGATCACCATGGCCGACGTGCTCGAGCACACGCGCGACCCGCGCGCGTTCTTGACGCGCGCCTACGATCTGCTGCGTCCGGGCGGCGCGCTGTTCGTCGCGGTGCCGAACCACCGCTCGACGCTGTTCTGGACCGCGGACTTGATCACGCGCATCCCGCCGCTCGCGCCGCTCGCGAGCCGGCTCTACGTGCCGAACCACTACTACTACTTCACGCCGAAGACTCTCGTGCGCCTCGTCGAGGAGGTCGGGTTCCGCGTCGAGACGACGCGCGGCGAGAGCCCGTATCTCGGCCGCTACAACTTCTCGCTGCCGGTGCGGCTCGGGCTCGCGACGCTGATCGCGCTCGGACGCGCCACCGGGCTCGAGGCGCGGGTCGAGGTGTATGCGGTCAAGCCCGCCTGA
- a CDS encoding phospholipase → MREPREARRRTGRRHAPRPPLRTAAIVALAAAALGCSDASRVPQDLPCTGGPDGSPPAASYLLLRQDVLTNADYWESEPRILAAGLGFTDIIGVPGLAADDLETQRLAVLDAGGAWNIVVTSQPTIPQRAYTSAATPQGVANSYGWPVQFCDGLPIEFSWPVRPSTVDGSDFRVFLNDGTVVTPLVASINPNLEFNERSTVVIFGEFGNRLAPDEPGARYPVRFEIIADETPLELIGPGGRVASAVGLTYGDGTAPLTAYAPGRGPTLVAAKLSRMSVAGEGAPAAFGAQMPNDGVALYGPDAAYRLRILTTGGFSPDGVRSVLPTEFARYFRLIAVDAAGREHVIEEAGRSYTIDGGTLSVLGLADLGVAQSSYDDAYVEDHDNQIDIVLAGDEVAMRTIRLVEIPAADGYSPFYNPGGPGNDPQPGTIYSEPGPPTRQPVTLALDDPMTVDWPPPAP, encoded by the coding sequence ATGAGAGAACCGCGCGAAGCGCGCCGGCGCACGGGTCGGCGTCATGCCCCACGGCCGCCACTGCGCACGGCGGCAATCGTCGCGCTCGCTGCGGCGGCGCTCGGCTGCTCGGACGCGAGCCGCGTGCCGCAGGACCTTCCCTGCACGGGCGGCCCGGACGGCTCGCCGCCCGCCGCGTCCTACCTGCTGCTGCGCCAGGACGTCCTCACCAACGCCGACTACTGGGAGAGCGAGCCGCGCATCCTCGCCGCCGGTCTCGGCTTCACGGACATCATCGGCGTGCCCGGCCTCGCCGCGGACGACCTCGAGACGCAGCGCCTCGCGGTGCTCGACGCGGGCGGCGCGTGGAACATCGTCGTCACCTCGCAGCCGACCATCCCGCAGCGCGCCTACACCTCGGCCGCGACGCCGCAGGGGGTCGCGAACAGCTACGGCTGGCCGGTCCAGTTCTGCGACGGGCTGCCGATCGAGTTCAGCTGGCCGGTGCGGCCGAGCACGGTCGACGGCAGCGACTTCCGCGTCTTTTTGAACGACGGCACGGTGGTGACGCCGCTCGTCGCGTCGATCAATCCGAACCTCGAGTTCAACGAGCGCTCGACGGTCGTGATCTTCGGCGAGTTCGGCAACCGCCTGGCTCCCGACGAGCCGGGCGCGCGCTACCCGGTGCGCTTCGAGATCATCGCCGACGAGACGCCGCTCGAGCTGATCGGACCGGGCGGGCGCGTCGCCTCCGCGGTCGGCCTGACCTACGGCGACGGCACCGCGCCGCTCACCGCGTACGCCCCGGGCCGCGGACCGACGCTCGTCGCGGCGAAGCTCTCGCGCATGTCGGTCGCCGGCGAGGGCGCCCCGGCCGCGTTCGGCGCGCAGATGCCGAACGACGGCGTCGCGCTCTACGGACCGGACGCCGCCTATCGCCTGCGCATCCTCACCACGGGCGGCTTCTCGCCCGACGGCGTGCGCAGCGTGCTGCCAACCGAGTTCGCACGCTACTTCCGCCTGATCGCGGTCGACGCGGCGGGACGCGAGCACGTCATCGAGGAAGCCGGGCGGAGCTACACCATCGACGGCGGCACGCTCAGCGTGCTCGGTCTCGCCGACCTCGGCGTCGCGCAGAGCAGCTACGACGACGCCTACGTCGAGGACCACGACAACCAGATCGACATCGTGCTCGCGGGCGACGAGGTCGCGATGCGCACGATCCGCCTGGTCGAGATCCCGGCCGCCGACGGCTACTCGCCGTTCTACAACCCGGGCGGTCCGGGCAACGATCCGCAGCCGGGGACGATCTACAGCGAGCCCGGACCGCCGACGCGCCAGCCGGTGACGCTCGCGCTCGACGATCCGATGACCGTCGACTGGCCGCCGCCCGCGCCCTGA
- a CDS encoding OB-fold domain-containing protein: MAQVPVHPGLFTLPGDPRGPRLLASRCAACGGHAFPAAATCPYCSTEGCETVAVGATGTLYLWTVVQTRPPGYRGEVPYGFGIVELPEGLRVVSRILETDLGVLRAGLPLELEIAPLYVNDAGDEVLSFAYRPAGARG; this comes from the coding sequence ATGGCGCAGGTGCCGGTCCATCCCGGGCTGTTCACCCTGCCGGGCGACCCGCGCGGGCCGCGGCTGCTCGCGAGCCGCTGCGCCGCGTGCGGCGGGCACGCCTTCCCCGCCGCCGCGACCTGCCCGTACTGCAGCACGGAGGGCTGCGAGACCGTCGCGGTCGGCGCGACGGGCACGCTCTACCTGTGGACCGTCGTCCAGACGCGCCCGCCCGGCTATCGCGGCGAGGTCCCCTACGGCTTCGGCATCGTCGAGCTGCCGGAAGGTCTGCGGGTCGTGAGCCGCATCCTCGAGACCGACCTCGGCGTGCTGCGCGCCGGACTGCCGCTCGAGCTCGAGATCGCGCCGCTCTACGTGAACGACGCGGGCGACGAGGTGCTGAGCTTCGCCTACCGCCCGGCGGGAGCGCGCGGATGA
- a CDS encoding thiolase family protein: MKGRPVYVAGVGIHPFGRFEDRDATALGQAAVRAALAEAGVERGGFEAAFCGAVYAGVAAGHKVLGGLGLSGVPIVDVEAGCASGGAALGLGAAAIASGQRDCVLVFGLEKMPRGLIRSSFFPPWCEEAGFSPAPAYFALRARRLMLESGVTREHLARVSVKNHAHGVHNPYAMYRKPLTLEQVLGSQTVCDPLTLFMLCSPNEGAAAVVLSAKPGPVGPPVQMRAAVLRSHVPGSVLGEHTPMSGLVGEEPPSPTETAAREAYELAGLGPEDLDVVEVQDTDSGREILSIEELGLCPKGGGGQFVADGVGEMTGRLPVNPSGGLLSKGEPLGASALGQVVELVWQLRGAAGKRQVEGARCALGHTVGRGANASVIILTR; the protein is encoded by the coding sequence ATGAAGGGACGGCCGGTCTACGTCGCGGGCGTCGGGATCCATCCGTTCGGCCGCTTCGAGGACCGCGACGCGACCGCGCTCGGCCAGGCCGCCGTGCGCGCGGCGCTCGCCGAGGCCGGTGTCGAGCGCGGCGGCTTCGAGGCCGCGTTCTGCGGCGCCGTCTACGCGGGCGTCGCCGCGGGGCACAAGGTGCTCGGCGGGCTCGGCCTCTCCGGCGTGCCGATCGTCGACGTCGAGGCGGGCTGCGCGAGCGGCGGTGCCGCGCTCGGCCTCGGCGCGGCGGCGATCGCGTCGGGACAGCGCGACTGCGTGCTGGTCTTCGGCCTCGAGAAGATGCCGCGCGGTCTGATCCGCTCGAGCTTCTTTCCGCCGTGGTGCGAAGAGGCGGGCTTCTCCCCTGCTCCGGCGTACTTCGCGCTGCGCGCGCGTCGGCTCATGCTGGAGTCCGGCGTGACGCGCGAGCACCTCGCGCGCGTCTCGGTGAAGAACCACGCGCACGGCGTGCACAACCCCTACGCGATGTACCGCAAGCCGCTCACCCTCGAGCAGGTCCTCGGCTCGCAGACCGTGTGCGACCCGCTCACGCTGTTCATGCTGTGCTCGCCGAACGAGGGCGCTGCGGCGGTGGTGCTGAGCGCCAAGCCGGGACCCGTGGGTCCGCCGGTGCAAATGCGCGCCGCGGTGCTGCGCTCGCACGTGCCGGGCAGCGTGCTCGGCGAGCACACGCCGATGTCGGGGCTGGTCGGCGAGGAGCCGCCGAGCCCGACCGAGACCGCGGCGCGCGAAGCCTACGAGCTCGCCGGCCTCGGTCCGGAGGACCTCGACGTCGTCGAGGTGCAGGACACCGACTCCGGACGCGAGATCCTGTCGATCGAGGAGCTCGGTCTCTGCCCGAAGGGCGGCGGCGGGCAGTTCGTCGCCGACGGCGTGGGCGAGATGACCGGTCGCCTGCCGGTCAATCCGAGCGGCGGGCTCCTGTCGAAGGGCGAGCCGCTCGGCGCGTCGGCGCTGGGTCAGGTGGTCGAGCTCGTCTGGCAGCTGCGCGGCGCGGCCGGCAAGCGTCAGGTCGAGGGCGCGCGCTGTGCGCTCGGGCACACGGTCGGACGCGGCGCGAACGCGTCGGTGATCATTCTCACACGGTAG
- a CDS encoding glycosyltransferase family 9 protein, giving the protein MNLRLARYIDRWAGLAICWVLWLVARLHGRLVGREVVPPLFATTPQDLTANVRPPRRVLAIKFYGLGNIAMILPTLQAMRTPEPPCEIDFLTLPGNVPLLRQSGLVRRALTVEVSSFGAFLRSIVRLGSELRRNRYDAVLDFEQFMKLSGILAFATGARARVGFNTEGQARGWLYTHRIAYADTDHMADIFMRTALPFGRAMLPAPRVRLTVDDQDRARVFAKLGLTAGEPVVAMHVGTGPNYNIIALKRWEVERFAALADDLVEKRGVRIVFTGQGVEEAELVAGAIAAMRARDRAISACDRLTIPELTALLEAATFVVSNDTSVMHLTGLVGTPVVALFGPTEPRIYGPRGESDVVFYKGLFCSPCLSNYNLKMSRCVNPVCMRAITVEEVVRGIDARFPAAPRAASL; this is encoded by the coding sequence ATGAACCTCCGTCTCGCACGCTACATCGACCGCTGGGCGGGGCTCGCCATCTGCTGGGTTCTGTGGCTCGTGGCGCGGCTGCACGGGCGCCTCGTCGGACGCGAGGTGGTGCCGCCGCTGTTCGCGACCACGCCGCAGGATCTGACCGCGAACGTCAGGCCGCCGCGGCGCGTGCTGGCGATCAAGTTCTACGGGCTCGGCAACATCGCGATGATCCTGCCGACGCTGCAGGCGATGCGCACGCCCGAGCCGCCGTGCGAGATCGACTTCCTCACCTTGCCGGGCAACGTGCCGCTCCTGCGCCAGAGCGGGCTCGTCCGTCGGGCGCTGACGGTGGAGGTGAGCAGCTTCGGAGCGTTCCTGCGCTCGATCGTGCGTCTCGGCTCCGAGCTGCGACGAAACCGCTACGACGCCGTGCTCGACTTCGAGCAGTTCATGAAGCTGTCGGGCATCCTCGCCTTCGCGACCGGCGCGCGCGCCCGCGTCGGGTTCAACACCGAGGGTCAAGCGCGCGGCTGGCTCTACACGCACCGCATCGCCTACGCCGACACCGACCACATGGCGGACATCTTCATGCGCACCGCGCTGCCCTTCGGACGCGCGATGCTGCCGGCGCCGCGCGTGCGCTTGACGGTCGACGACCAGGACCGCGCGCGGGTGTTCGCGAAGCTCGGTCTCACCGCCGGTGAGCCGGTGGTCGCGATGCACGTCGGCACCGGACCGAACTACAACATCATCGCGCTCAAGCGCTGGGAGGTGGAGCGCTTCGCGGCGCTCGCGGACGATCTCGTCGAGAAGCGCGGCGTGCGCATCGTCTTCACCGGTCAGGGCGTCGAGGAGGCGGAGCTCGTCGCCGGCGCGATCGCTGCGATGCGCGCGCGCGACCGCGCGATCTCGGCGTGCGACCGCCTGACGATCCCCGAGCTCACGGCGCTGCTCGAAGCGGCGACCTTCGTGGTCTCGAACGACACCTCGGTGATGCACCTCACCGGGCTCGTCGGCACCCCGGTCGTCGCGCTCTTCGGTCCGACCGAGCCGCGCATCTACGGTCCGCGCGGCGAGAGCGACGTCGTGTTCTACAAGGGCCTGTTCTGCAGTCCCTGTCTCTCCAACTACAACCTCAAGATGAGCCGCTGCGTGAACCCGGTCTGCATGCGCGCGATCACCGTCGAGGAGGTCGTGCGCGGGATCGACGCACGTTTCCCGGCGGCGCCGCGCGCGGCGAGCCTCTAG
- a CDS encoding PBP1A family penicillin-binding protein, with the protein MGQQGQSVRRPFRTLLLGFSLILLAAVGSAAAILYREFNVSLPPVEKLLDYRPPVATRVFARDGTLIGEFFFEKRYLTPIYKIPKAVQLAFVAAEDQNFYDHAGVDLQGIVRAAVSNYQAGTTRQGGSTITQQVVKSLLLTPERSYERKLKEIVLALRLEQQLTKEEILYLYLNQIYLGNGAYGVQAAALEYFGKDVSQLTLAEAALLAGLPQAPSRYSPVKHFERAKARQRYVLERMVEDGFITPDEAKQAYEEKIVLARKEAPISSVAPYFVEHVRRLLEQRYGSSAPYQLGLDVYTTLDLAMQREADRAVREGIAELDERQGFRGPLRRLPAREWKALAELPTDDDPGLPEPGTILEVVVLPGKNGSVRRRDGGLDVRWANGRAVLPASGLTRASVAGYQPSPGDVLEVRVRDDGKQRTLELTTNNGTEGALIAMDPATGDVRAMVGGLDWNRSQFNRATQAYRQPGSAFKPLIYAAAMDRGYTPASVIVDAPVSYRTASGVWSPQNFEKKFFGPTTLRQALTKSRNVVTVKLVSAMGLNYLLSYLPRFGFSRPFPKNLSISLGTAEVTLLELTEAFSVFANLGMRVEPRFITKITDVRGELIEEAPVLRRPAISPDTAYVMTSILRNVVEQGTGKRAQLDRPAAGKTGTTNDQRDAWFIGYTPQLVAGVWVGYDQEKTLGPKETGGRAAAPIWRAFMEKAMANQPVLDFAVPNEVTLVAVDQSSGRRVAPGSAGAVFQAFKRGTEPAFVEPEPEPAPSWEPEPEPEQAPPGYREPSQNVARVREPQPRDDARPSDLRDAASRSEWRSGPAPLPPPDAPVRSTAYYLGGAIDGVARRQRAAAGAREVPASAPSGAARRAPAPERVY; encoded by the coding sequence GTGGGGCAGCAGGGCCAATCAGTTCGACGACCCTTTCGGACTCTCCTCCTCGGCTTTTCGCTGATCCTGCTGGCCGCGGTCGGTAGCGCGGCCGCGATCCTCTATCGGGAGTTCAACGTCAGCCTGCCGCCAGTCGAGAAGCTGCTCGACTACCGGCCGCCGGTCGCGACCCGCGTGTTCGCGCGCGACGGCACGCTGATCGGCGAGTTCTTCTTCGAGAAGCGCTACCTGACGCCGATCTACAAGATCCCGAAGGCCGTCCAGCTCGCCTTCGTCGCGGCCGAGGACCAGAACTTCTACGACCACGCGGGCGTCGACCTGCAGGGCATCGTCCGCGCCGCGGTGAGCAACTACCAGGCGGGCACCACGCGCCAGGGCGGCAGCACGATCACCCAGCAGGTGGTGAAGTCGCTCCTGCTCACGCCGGAGCGCAGCTACGAGCGCAAGCTCAAGGAGATCGTCCTCGCGCTGCGCCTCGAGCAGCAGCTCACCAAGGAGGAGATCCTCTACCTCTATCTGAACCAGATCTACCTCGGGAACGGCGCGTACGGCGTGCAGGCCGCGGCGCTCGAGTACTTCGGCAAGGACGTCTCGCAGCTCACCCTCGCCGAGGCCGCGCTGCTCGCCGGCCTGCCGCAGGCGCCGAGCCGCTACTCTCCGGTCAAGCACTTCGAGCGCGCCAAGGCGCGCCAGCGCTACGTCCTCGAGCGCATGGTCGAGGACGGCTTCATCACGCCGGACGAGGCCAAGCAGGCGTACGAGGAAAAGATCGTGCTGGCGCGCAAGGAGGCGCCGATCAGCAGCGTCGCGCCGTACTTCGTCGAGCACGTCCGGCGGCTGCTCGAGCAGCGCTACGGCTCGAGCGCGCCCTACCAGCTCGGGCTCGACGTCTACACGACGCTCGACCTCGCGATGCAGCGCGAGGCCGACCGCGCGGTGCGCGAAGGGATCGCCGAGCTCGACGAGCGTCAGGGCTTCCGCGGCCCGCTGCGCCGGCTGCCGGCGCGCGAGTGGAAGGCGCTCGCCGAGCTGCCGACCGACGACGATCCCGGTCTGCCCGAGCCCGGCACGATCCTCGAGGTCGTCGTCCTGCCGGGCAAGAACGGCTCGGTCCGCCGTCGCGACGGCGGGCTCGACGTCCGCTGGGCGAACGGCCGCGCCGTGCTGCCCGCGTCCGGACTGACGCGGGCGTCGGTCGCCGGCTACCAGCCGTCGCCGGGCGACGTGCTCGAGGTGCGCGTGCGCGACGACGGCAAGCAGCGCACGCTCGAGCTCACGACCAACAACGGCACCGAGGGCGCGCTGATCGCGATGGATCCCGCGACCGGCGACGTGCGCGCGATGGTCGGCGGCCTCGACTGGAACCGCAGCCAGTTCAACCGCGCCACGCAGGCCTACCGCCAGCCCGGATCGGCCTTCAAGCCGCTCATCTACGCCGCCGCCATGGACCGCGGCTACACGCCGGCGAGCGTGATCGTCGACGCGCCGGTGTCCTACCGGACGGCCTCCGGCGTCTGGTCGCCGCAGAACTTCGAGAAGAAGTTCTTCGGGCCGACGACGCTGCGCCAGGCGCTCACCAAGTCGCGCAACGTCGTGACCGTCAAGCTGGTGAGCGCGATGGGGCTCAACTACCTGCTGTCGTACCTGCCCCGCTTCGGCTTCAGCCGGCCGTTCCCGAAGAACCTGTCGATCTCGCTCGGCACCGCCGAGGTGACGCTGCTCGAGCTCACCGAGGCGTTCAGCGTCTTCGCCAACCTCGGCATGCGCGTCGAGCCGCGCTTCATCACCAAGATCACCGACGTGCGCGGCGAGCTGATCGAGGAGGCGCCGGTCCTGCGTCGGCCGGCGATCTCGCCCGACACGGCGTACGTGATGACCAGCATCCTGCGGAACGTCGTCGAGCAGGGAACCGGCAAGCGCGCGCAGCTCGATCGTCCGGCCGCCGGCAAGACCGGCACGACCAACGACCAGCGCGACGCCTGGTTCATCGGCTACACGCCGCAGCTCGTGGCCGGCGTCTGGGTCGGCTACGACCAGGAGAAGACGCTCGGCCCGAAGGAGACCGGCGGCCGCGCCGCGGCGCCGATCTGGCGCGCCTTCATGGAGAAGGCGATGGCGAACCAGCCGGTGCTCGACTTCGCGGTGCCGAACGAGGTCACGCTGGTCGCGGTCGACCAGAGCTCGGGACGCCGCGTGGCGCCGGGCTCGGCGGGAGCGGTCTTCCAGGCGTTCAAGCGCGGCACCGAGCCCGCGTTCGTCGAGCCGGAGCCCGAGCCCGCCCCGTCGTGGGAGCCGGAGCCCGAGCCCGAGCAAGCGCCGCCGGGTTACCGGGAGCCGTCGCAGAACGTCGCCCGGGTGCGCGAGCCGCAGCCGCGGGACGACGCGCGGCCGAGCGACCTGCGCGACGCGGCGAGCCGCAGCGAGTGGCGCAGCGGTCCCGCTCCCCTGCCCCCGCCCGACGCGCCGGTGCGCAGCACGGCGTACTACCTCGGCGGGGCGATCGACGGCGTCGCGCGGCGTCAGCGCGCCGCCGCGGGAGCGCGCGAGGTGCCGGCGTCCGCTCCTTCCGGCGCGGCGCGACGTGCACCAGCTCCCGAGCGGGTGTACTAG